Proteins co-encoded in one Arachis stenosperma cultivar V10309 chromosome 7, arast.V10309.gnm1.PFL2, whole genome shotgun sequence genomic window:
- the LOC130939771 gene encoding laccase-11-like, with product MAAKVFMDAPISVDNKITTATFQYKGISNVVIPSLPQLPARNGSTFTLRPNKKLKNVNSYQYPALVPHKVDRNLFYTIGLAIDPCPTCANGTRLIASLNNVSSPEHTLFDRPSKPVNYTSALLMANLATLMRTRLRFQISVIQ from the coding sequence ATGGCCGCAAAGGTCTTCATGGATGCTCCAATCTCAGTTGACAACAAAATCACCACAGCTACATTTCAATACAAAGGCATCTCAAACGTTGTGATCCCTTCTCTTCCTCAACTTCCTGCTAGAAATGGCTCAACTTTTACACTGCGTCCcaacaagaaactcaaaaaCGTAAACTCTTATCAATATCCTGCTCTTGTTCCTCACAAAGTTGATAGAAACCTCTTCTACACTATTGGTTTAGCCATAGATCCTTGTCCTACCTGTGCCAATGGAACAAGACTAATTGCTTCATTGAACAATGTCTCATCACCTGAACATACACTTTTTGATAGGCCTTCAAAACCTGTCAATTATACTAGTGCACTGCTAATGGCAAATCTTGCCACCTTAATGAGGACACGTCTTAGATTTCAGATTTCAGTAATTcagtaa